A window from Betta splendens chromosome 1, fBetSpl5.4, whole genome shotgun sequence encodes these proteins:
- the lias gene encoding lipoyl synthase, mitochondrial → MNASSDQSSRLPNDNLPMVKVMALLKHSCGFTGRFSTNHMQMTPRGIPSVYSRSLTTVAKSSTDQDGEKKTFLSHDGPDLQDFISGELSEKSKWAEYRGNLKRQKGERLRLPPWLKTEIPIGKNYNRLKNTLRDLNLHTVCEEARCPNIGECWGGGEYATATATIMLMGDTCTRGCRFCSVKTARQPPPLDPDEPYNTAKAIAAWGLDYVVLTSVDRDDIADGGAEHIAKTVFNLKEMNSHILIECLTPDFRGDLAAVEKVVVSGLDVYAHNVETVREHQRRVRDARANFDQSLSVLKHVKTIKPSVLTKTSLMLGLGETDQQIMNTLSELREAGVDCLTLGQYMQPTKRHLKVEEYVTPEQFAHWEKVGNDMGFIYTASGPLVRSSYKAGEFFLKNLLKKRKADATTAD, encoded by the exons AATGCATCGTCAGACCAAAGCAGCCGCTTGCCGAATGACAATCTTCCGATGGTCAAAGTCATGGCGCTGCTCAAACACAGTTGTGGTTTTACCGGTCGTTTTTCTACAAACCACATGCAGATGACTCCCAGAGGAATACCGAGT GTATACAGCAGGAGTCTGACAACAGTGGCCAAATCCTCCACAGACCAGGATGGTGAAAAGAAGACGTTTCTAAGCCACGATGGGCCTGATCTGCAAGACTTTATTTCTGGCGAGCTGTCAGAGAAAAGCAAGTGGGCAGAGTACAGAGGCAACCTGAAGAGACAGAAGGGAGAGAG GCTGCGACTTCCTCCGTGGCTAAAGACAGAGATCCCCATTGGAAAGAACTACAACAGACTGAAGAACACACTGAGAGACCTAAACCTGCACACA GTGTGTGAGGAGGCCAGGTGCCCAAACATCGGTGAAtgctggggaggaggagagtatgccacagccacagccaccaTCATG CTGATGGGAGACACATGTACACGCGGATGCAGGTTTTGCTCTGTAAAGACAGCTCGTCAGCCACCACCTCTGGACCCTGACGAGCCTTACAATACAGCCAAGGCCATCGCTGCCTGGGGGCTGGACTATGTGGTTCTCACCTCAGTTGACAGAGATG ATATTGCTGACGGAGGAGCTGAGCACATTGCTAAGACAGTTTTCAACCTGAAGGAAAT GAACTCCCACATCCTGATTGAATGTCTGACCCCTGATTTTCGTGGCGACCTGGCAGCAGTCGAGAAGGTCGTGGTGTCAGGGCTGGATGTGTACGCCCATAACGTGGAGACAGTCCGTGAACACCAAAG GCGTGTGCGAGATGCCAGAGCAAACTTTGACCAATCGCTGAGTGTTCTGAAACACGTGAAAACGATTAAACCCTCTGTGCTCACCAAGACGTCCCTCATGCTGGGTCTGGGGGAGACCGACCAGCAGATAATGAACACTCTGTCAG AGCTGAGAGAAGCAGGAGTGGACTGTCTAACGCTTGGCCAGTACATGCAGCCAACTAAACGCCACCTGAAG GTGGAGGAATACGTCACCCCTGAGCAGTTCGCTCATTGGGAGAAAGTTGGAAATGATATGGGCTTCATTTACACAGCCAGCGGGCCACTGGTGCGGTCTTCATACAAAGCAG GTGAGTTCTTCTTAAAAAATCTGCTGAAGAAGAGAAAAGCAGACGCCACTACAGCAGACTGA
- the ugdh gene encoding UDP-glucose 6-dehydrogenase yields MFQIKKICCIGAGYVGGPTCSVIAQMCPEVTVTVVDVNESRIKAWNSQTLPIYEPGLKEVVESCRGKNLFFSTDIDSAIREADLVFISVNTPTKTYGMGKGRAADLKFIEACARRIVEMSDGYKIVTEKSTVPVRAAESIRRIFDANTKPSLNLQVLSNPEFLAEGTAVRDLKVPDRVLIGGDETAEGQRAIRALCAIYEHWVPKERIITTNTWSSELSKLAANAFLAQRISSINSISALCEATGADVEEVAKAIGMDQRIGSKFLKASIGFGGSCFQKDVLNLVYLCEALNLPEVASYWQQVIDMNEYQRRRFACRIIDCLFNTVTGKKIALLGFSFKKDTGDTRESSSIYISKYLLDEGAKLFIYDPKVLKEQIIHDLSQPSISEDNPERVSELVTVTSDPYEACQSAHALVICTEWDMFKELDYEKIYKKMLKPAFIFDGRRVLDHLHSDLQNIGFQIETIGKKVISTRIPYAPAAGCSRITAIEPPTKKPKV; encoded by the exons ATGTTTCAGATAAAAAAGATCTGTTGTATTGGTGCTGGATACGTAGGAGGCCCAACATGCAGCGTAATTGCCCAGATGTGTCCAGAGGTCACAGTGACTGTCGTGGATGTGAATGAGTCCCGTATTAAAGCCTGGAACTCGCAGACTCTGCCCATATATGAG CCGGGTCTGAAGGAGGTGGTTGAATCATGCAGAGGGaaaaatttgtttttctctacagACATAGACTCCGCCATCAGGGAAGCTGACCTGGTCTTTATTTCT GTGAATACTCCAACCAAGACCTATGGGATGGGAAAGGGTCGTGCAGCTGACCTCAAATTCATTGAAGCCTGTGCTCGGCGGATTGTGGAGATGTCTGATGGCTACAAAATCGTCACAGAGAAGAGCACAGTCCCAGTTCGTGCTGCTGAAAGCATTCGACGGATATTTGATGCCAACACCAAACCCAGCCTCAACCTACAA GTGCTGTCCAACCCAGAGTTCCTTGCGGAAGGTACAGCGGTGCGGGATTTGAAGGTGCCAGACCGTGTCCTGATTGGTGGAGATGAAACAGCTGAAGGTCAAAGGGCAATCAGAGCCCTTTGTGCTATCTATGAACACTGGGTCCCCAAAGAACGAATCATAACCACCAACACGTGGTCATCTGAGCTGTCCAAACTG GCAGCCAATGCATTCCTGGCACAGCGAATCAGCAGCATCAACAGTATCAGTGCTCTTTGTGAGGCCACTGGGGCTGATGTGGAGGAGGTTGCCAAGGCGATTGGCATGGATCAGAGAATAGGCAGCAAGTTTCTTAAAGCCAGCATAG GTTTTGGTGGAAGCTGTTTTCAGAAGGATGTACTGAATCTGGTGTATCTCTGCGAGGCCCTCAACTTACCAGAGGTGGCTTCCTACTGGCAGCAG GTCATAGACATGAATGAGTACCAAAGACGGCGGTTTGCATGCAGGATTATTGATTGTCTCTTCAATACTGTTACTGGTAAAAAGATTgcgctgctgggcttctccttCAAGAAAGATACAGGTGACACCAG GGAGTCATCCAGCATTTACATATCAAAGTATCTGTTGGATGAAGGAGCCAAGCTGTTCATCTATGACCCCAAAGTCCTTAAAGAACAGATCATACATGACCTGTCCCAGCCCAGCATCTCAGAAGACAACCCAGAAAGAG TTTCAGAGCTGGTGACTGTGACCTCAGACCCATATGAAGCCTGCCAGAGTGCTCATGCCTTAGTCATCTGCACTGAGTGGGATATGTTTAAG GAACTGGACTATGAGAAAATCTACAAGAAGATGCTGAAACCAGCCTTTATATTTGATGGCCGCAGGGTGTTGGACCACCTCCACTCTGATCTACAGAACATCGGCTTCCAG ATTGAGACCATTGGTAAGAAAGTGATCTCTACAAGGATCCCCTACGCCCCAGCAGCTGGTTGTTCTCGCATCACTGCCATTGAACCTCCCACAAAGAAACCCAAAGTCTGA